In the genome of Chlamydia trachomatis A/HAR-13, one region contains:
- a CDS encoding protoporphyrinogen oxidase, whose protein sequence is MKHALIVGSGIAGLSAAWWLHKRFPHVQLSILEKESRSGGLIVTEKQQGFSLNMGPKGFVLAHDGQHTLHLIQSLGLADELLYSSPEAKNRFIHYNNKTRKVSPWTIFKQNLPLSFAKDFFARPYKQDSSVEAFFKRHSSSKLRRNLLNPISIAIRAGHSHILSAQMAYPELTRREAQTGSLLRSYLKDFPKEKRTGPYLATLRSGMGMLTQALHDKLPATWYFSAPVSKIRQLANGKISLSSPQGEITGDMLIYAGSVHDLPSCLEEIPETKLIKQTTSSWDLSCVSLGWHASLPIPHGYGMLFADTPPLLGIVFNTEVFPQPERPNTIVSLLLEGRWHQEEAYAFSLAAISEYLQIYTPPQAFSLFSPREGLPQHHVGFIQSRQRLLSKLPHNIKIVGQNFAGPGLNRATASAYKAIASLLP, encoded by the coding sequence ATGAAACATGCTCTCATTGTTGGCTCAGGTATTGCCGGCCTTTCTGCCGCGTGGTGGCTACACAAACGATTCCCTCATGTGCAGCTGTCTATTCTAGAAAAAGAGTCTCGATCTGGAGGGCTAATTGTCACAGAGAAACAACAAGGGTTTTCCCTCAATATGGGCCCTAAAGGTTTTGTTTTAGCTCATGATGGGCAACACACCCTTCACCTCATTCAGTCTTTAGGCCTAGCAGACGAGCTATTATATAGCTCTCCAGAGGCTAAAAACCGCTTTATCCACTATAATAATAAAACCCGAAAAGTCTCGCCTTGGACTATTTTCAAACAAAATCTCCCTCTCTCTTTTGCTAAGGATTTCTTTGCGCGTCCTTACAAACAAGACAGCTCCGTGGAAGCCTTCTTTAAAAGACACAGTTCTTCCAAGCTTAGAAGAAATCTTTTAAATCCCATTAGCATTGCTATTCGTGCAGGACATAGTCATATATTGTCTGCACAGATGGCTTACCCAGAATTAACACGAAGAGAAGCTCAAACAGGATCGTTGTTACGTAGTTATCTCAAAGATTTTCCTAAAGAGAAACGCACAGGCCCTTATTTAGCTACCTTGCGGTCTGGGATGGGAATGCTAACCCAGGCTTTGCATGATAAATTGCCTGCTACCTGGTATTTTTCTGCACCCGTCAGCAAAATCCGTCAGTTGGCGAATGGGAAAATTTCTCTTTCATCTCCTCAAGGAGAAATAACGGGAGATATGCTCATTTATGCTGGGTCCGTGCACGATCTCCCTTCCTGTCTAGAAGAGATCCCTGAAACCAAGCTTATCAAGCAAACGACTTCATCTTGGGATCTCTCTTGTGTATCTTTAGGATGGCATGCATCCCTCCCTATCCCTCATGGATATGGCATGCTTTTCGCTGATACGCCTCCCTTATTAGGGATCGTGTTTAATACGGAAGTGTTCCCTCAACCCGAGCGGCCTAATACAATAGTCTCTCTTCTTTTAGAAGGTCGATGGCACCAAGAAGAAGCGTATGCTTTCTCACTAGCAGCTATTTCTGAGTACCTGCAAATTTACACTCCTCCCCAAGCTTTCTCACTATTCTCTCCTCGAGAGGGACTTCCCCAACACCATGTTGGATTTATCCAATCCCGCCAACGCCTTCTATCTAAACTTCCTCACAATATAAAAATTGTAGGGCAGAATTTTGCAGGTCCAGGTCTCAACCGCGCTACAGCGTCTGCTTATAAAGCTATAGCTTCTTTACTACCATGA
- the hemE gene encoding uroporphyrinogen decarboxylase, which translates to MPMTGFYETISPRDQQRPPIWFLRQVGRYIPQYQELKRNRSLKDFFLDTESIVEATLLGPSLLGVDAAIVFADILSILEGFSVDYRFAPGPEVSYSPHEPLIFTKDPQETFSFLLEAIQQLTKRLTVPLIAFAASPFTLASYLIEGGASRDYPKTIAFLYQYPDRFKALLDEITLGTATYLQMQVQAGAAAIQLFESSSLRLPPHLFAKYVVAPNTKLIRQIKQTGNPPISLFCRCFYQEFLSLYAIGADTLHPDYHVELPEVYRQIHSPGSIQGNFDPALLLLPQDALIAHLEAYLAPLKQQSHYIFNLGHGILPQTPIENVQAVVSCLTSISTS; encoded by the coding sequence ATGCCTATGACCGGGTTTTATGAAACCATCTCCCCTCGAGATCAACAACGTCCGCCAATATGGTTCCTCCGCCAAGTGGGGCGATATATACCTCAATATCAAGAGCTGAAAAGAAACCGTTCTTTGAAAGATTTTTTTTTGGATACTGAGTCTATTGTAGAAGCGACGCTATTAGGGCCTTCTTTATTAGGAGTAGATGCCGCTATTGTCTTTGCTGATATTCTCTCTATTCTAGAAGGGTTTTCTGTCGATTATCGATTTGCTCCTGGGCCAGAGGTTAGCTATTCCCCTCATGAACCTCTTATTTTCACAAAAGATCCTCAAGAAACATTCTCATTTCTACTGGAAGCTATCCAGCAACTAACGAAACGTCTCACGGTCCCTTTGATTGCCTTTGCCGCTTCTCCTTTTACTCTCGCCAGTTATCTAATAGAGGGGGGAGCATCTAGAGACTACCCTAAAACAATTGCATTCCTCTATCAATATCCCGACAGATTTAAAGCTTTATTGGATGAAATCACTCTAGGGACCGCTACTTATCTCCAGATGCAGGTGCAAGCTGGAGCTGCAGCGATTCAATTGTTTGAATCTTCGAGTTTACGACTGCCTCCTCACCTCTTTGCAAAATACGTAGTTGCTCCCAATACCAAGCTAATCCGTCAAATCAAGCAGACAGGGAATCCTCCTATTAGTCTGTTCTGCCGATGCTTTTACCAAGAATTTTTGTCTCTATATGCGATTGGAGCAGATACCTTACATCCCGATTATCACGTAGAGCTCCCAGAGGTTTACCGTCAGATACATAGTCCCGGATCTATCCAAGGAAATTTCGATCCTGCTCTTTTACTACTTCCCCAAGACGCACTGATTGCTCACCTTGAAGCTTATCTTGCTCCCTTAAAACAGCAATCGCATTATATTTTCAATTTAGGGCATGGTATCTTACCTCAAACGCCAATAGAAAATGTACAGGCTGTTGTATCATGTTTAACATCAATTTCAACTTCCTAA
- the hemN gene encoding oxygen-independent coproporphyrinogen III oxidase codes for MFNINFNFLKGLHQPAPRYTSYPTIVDWESSSDYGYTALERLAQEQDPLSLYFHIPFCQSMCLYCGCTVVLNRKAEIVDHYIETLIQEMRLAFSLLGGKKPVSRIHFGGGTPSRLSRAQFERLFTHIHRFFDLSNIEELAIEFDPRSLREDADKPLFLHNLGFNRVSLGIQDTQWEVQEAVRRRQSYEESLLAYQLFRDLKFTGINIDLIYGLPKQTQSSFKQTIEHILDMRPDRLALFSFAHVPWAKPHQKALRTKDLPSMEEKFAIYSQSRHTLIQEGYQAIGLDHFSLPDDPLTIALKNKTLIRNFQGYSLPPEEDLLGFGISATSFIRGIYLQNVKDLREYSETIQAGKLATVKGKILSQDDKTRKWVIHTLMCSFSLSKLEFEQRFHERFDRYFADSYDRLCGMESAGLIRQDSSSLQVTPLGELFVRVIATAFDHYFLKNIVEKPLFSKSI; via the coding sequence ATGTTTAACATCAATTTCAACTTCCTAAAAGGGCTGCATCAACCAGCTCCTCGCTATACGAGCTACCCCACCATCGTCGACTGGGAATCCTCCTCAGATTATGGCTATACGGCCTTGGAGAGGCTTGCTCAGGAGCAAGATCCTCTTTCTTTATACTTCCACATCCCATTCTGCCAATCTATGTGTCTATATTGCGGATGTACTGTTGTTTTAAATAGAAAAGCAGAAATCGTAGATCACTACATAGAGACGTTAATCCAAGAAATGCGCCTAGCTTTCTCGTTATTAGGAGGGAAGAAACCAGTCTCTAGAATTCACTTTGGTGGCGGGACTCCTAGTCGTTTATCGCGTGCTCAATTTGAACGTTTGTTCACTCATATCCATCGTTTTTTTGATTTATCCAATATCGAAGAACTTGCCATAGAGTTCGATCCTCGAAGTCTCAGAGAGGATGCCGATAAACCTCTATTCCTTCATAACCTAGGTTTTAATCGTGTGAGTCTGGGTATTCAGGATACCCAATGGGAAGTTCAAGAAGCTGTTCGTAGACGCCAATCTTACGAAGAATCGCTCTTAGCTTATCAACTATTCCGAGACTTAAAATTCACAGGTATTAATATTGACCTCATTTATGGTCTCCCTAAACAAACACAGTCTAGTTTTAAACAAACCATTGAACATATCTTAGATATGCGGCCAGACCGCCTAGCCCTTTTCTCCTTCGCTCATGTACCTTGGGCTAAGCCGCATCAAAAGGCTTTGCGCACTAAAGATCTCCCTTCCATGGAAGAGAAATTCGCGATTTATTCCCAATCTCGGCATACCCTGATCCAGGAAGGCTACCAGGCTATTGGTCTAGATCATTTTTCTCTTCCGGATGATCCTCTAACTATCGCCCTTAAGAACAAAACGTTGATTCGTAATTTCCAAGGGTACTCTCTTCCTCCTGAAGAAGATCTTCTAGGTTTTGGTATATCGGCAACCAGTTTCATTCGGGGGATCTATTTACAAAATGTTAAGGATCTTCGTGAATATTCTGAGACTATTCAGGCTGGCAAACTAGCAACTGTGAAAGGCAAGATTCTTTCTCAGGATGATAAAACCCGCAAATGGGTGATTCATACCCTAATGTGTTCTTTTTCATTGTCTAAACTGGAGTTCGAACAACGGTTTCATGAACGCTTTGATCGATACTTTGCAGATAGCTATGATCGGCTGTGCGGGATGGAGAGTGCAGGATTAATTCGGCAAGACTCCTCTTCTTTACAAGTAACTCCTCTTGGAGAGCTTTTTGTACGGGTCATTGCCACAGCCTTTGACCATTATTTTTTGAAGAACATCGTAGAAAAACCTCTTTTTTCGAAGTCTATATGA